acatgtaTTTAAAGAACCATAGGAGCGGATTTGTCCGctcaggttaggttaggttaggagaAAGATTCGTGACGTGGCAGTGTGATCTCCCCACTCTCCTCCTGAGTTGaagtcaaatttaaatatacattcagaaaatagaataatttttaaaattaaaaattaaattaaattctactCTCTCCTTCTCTCAGCACACAACTTTCCATCGCCAATAAGCATTACCCGTGTTAAATGCATTGATGCAACCACTGCTGCAGCTCTACTCCAGCAGTTACATACACTTGCATAGTTGCATCATTATCAGACACTTTTATTATACCTCACGGTcagatttttgttttgtttctatttttaacaacaatttgTATCGTCCCGTCCGCCGTGTTGGGAAAAGTCGAGTTTATGacgtattgttttattgttccGTGTGGACCCTCCAACCCGGGGCACGGTGGGCTGAATTTCGTAAAAgtaggaaaaaattaaattacaattcacGCTTTtcctatattaggtacattatacttaataaaccgtttattataaacaaaacaaaaatgtataaattttaatttaaagaaaaagattaatatttaaacatttgttaCAAATTCACAACGTTTTGAATTGAACTAAAATgtctaataggtacttatttcaataaattgaaaCACGAGTTAGTGTCAGATTTATTACACATCATGCCACGGcatactaaataatacaattaatagtttacttattataaaattatcgaaTGAGTGGTCAAAACAAcagaatataatgtatattatatagatatcatCATATCTTTATGtcctatagtttaaaatttaaatccaaaTAAGATAAACACCCAAaactattcttataatttttttacgtaattttaatGCGGGTCtatgtatgatttaaaaaacaacaaatagtcaatttttttagtctttAGTTCTctagttatttttagttttacaatgtcaacaaaaatattatatgtttaaagaaaaaagaaGTAGTCAATTTTTATAAACCATTACATACGTCAGTAGTTATTATACCCAATGCATCTGATTGATACGGTTGACAGACCATCCGAATTGTTTTTatcgtatgtatataaaatgatttaacgTTGAGtccaaatttaacaaaaaaatcgaaaattccCAAAATATTTCAACGGTTtcattgtaattgaaaaacattatttgtggtCTTGTGGCgacttgacaaaaaaaatatttggattaattttaagctattgcctATTTAAACCACGAACCCACCCATTCTCACTATTCTACGGCAAGGTTAGTATCGACCAAGTTATTAGTTAAtcaacaatattcaataataaaatatgataataactaaatatttttttttgtccatcattgaattcaaatttaagtaatttaacacATCAAATATcgattacaatgtttatttttattatatttaataaatggttttttctaaaaaaaaaatctaaccatttttttttttaattctacaaAATGTTATACAGAGTTATTTCTTTgtggtaacataatatatgtaggtacgccTATACGGAGAAAATGTGATTGCGACGAAaccattacaataaattattattagttgttaaaCCTGCGAGCTGTGGTATGCGATACGAATCATGTATAGGTTCAAAATGCGATGTTCGCCGTGTTCAGTATATTTAGCCATTAGACATagatttaatatacctacctaatacaggTGGCAGACGGCAGTATATAGCACAGCTGATATCCActtactaattttaaaactcTGCTCAAAAATGTGTTTTGGACACGACACTGACAagccaaaaaataattttaacgaatCGTCGAACACTCGCGGCCGCTCCGTTTCAACAGGTGGTGGTCGAACGCACCATGCTATCAGTTTtcgtggtaatttttttttactcgtgCACATTTTTTCTATGGCGTTAAGGTCACAATATCACAATCATGCGCGAAAGACCTTCCTTGGCACGCACTGACTGACCACGCCGCCTCCTCCCAAGTCTAAACAGACAAAAACTTCGACGACACATCTAAActcgtaatattatgtcaattctCAACCATCGTCTAGGTCTTTGTCGCCGTacattatcgtataatatagcgGTCCGTCAAGACATTTCACAGCAATATATGTAGTCATTATTataagtttccaaaaaaaaaaaaaacgaaaacaaataaataaacaaacgcaatgattaacaacaatttatgttttattactatataattgaaATTCCTAGGAAATTTTAGGTATAGAAAATTAGATAGGTTTAATTTACTCCCTTAGAATTTCCTTCAAgtctaagtaataatatattacagacttaaaatttgttttgtttaaaaacgactaaaaacaaatgaaaaaaaaaaatcgattttactgCATTAAGTGTCTactaaataaccaaaaaaaaaaaaaaatatatatatatatatattaaaataaaataaaaataaaacaaatgttaaccacataatttatacacaactataataaaataaatagtggatttttttaaattttttttttttttttgaacagttataataataatagttacgaATAATTTGATAATGATGAGAAACAATAAACACGCGATTGATATGAATGGAAAATAAACAAATGGGTTATTTGACAGGaggtaataataactatttgaaCTAacgaacaataatttaatggcagatttttataagtgtttatatatatatatatatatacatatataaaggtatgtatgtatgtatgaatatataatatctaattgtaagtaataataatatacttccaTTGGATTATAcgattaaattacaaatacattggAATGTTTTAACACGTCTTAGATGCACGctcacttaaaataattattaaaaacactaatagttgttttaaacttttttttgtaaatttatatactttcaattaatttctattataaaaatttaaaataaccagTAACCATGTAAGCCtgcttttattttacaataaatgtaaaaaaaaagaatgataaaaaaaacaaacaataatacttTAACTACGAGTTTTCATCAAATTGTACAGCTACAATATTTGTGCTGAACtgcagtaatattaatttaaataatttaatatattattattattattattattattagtgtacgTTACTCGATAAGATGGAGAACAATCGCACACTTGTCTAAGTTTAGATTGCATCACATCGCATAGAGTACTTAATGTTTGAGGGTGGTCCCCTCTTAGTTAAGTAACATTTAAAAGTGAGAGGGgggaacaatatttaattatacaactcattgaaacataaaaaaaaaattaataataataataataaaacacaaaatataacgtTTGATACATGAGATGGccatcattttatttaatttaaatatacgtatttaaaatagttttaagattattacttattttgctACGTGAATGGAAAAATGGTTTAGAAAGCTGGGATAAGGAAGAATACACGTAACTATTTGGGTGAGTGGCGTAAGGGCACAAAAAATTTGATTTCCTTTcaactaaaatgtttataataatatggtagtatATTGTTTGTATTGACGACAACAACTGGGCATCGTTTGGGTGTTCacggtttgtttgtttttttttttgttacaaaaaaaaaatttgttttgttttatatttattcagagggaaaattgtttattttgtgtatagGTAAATTGCAACAATCAGTCCGTACAATCCCAATACTTCTGCGAAAATTAGGATCAAGATCATTCCTACGAATAATCTGGGCTGTTGGGCCGTGCCTCTGACACCAGCATCGCCAACAATACCAATTGCGAATCCGGCAGCCAAACCACTGAAGCCTACGGAAAGGCCAGCACCAAGATGAATGAATCCCCTATAAAACAAATGAAACGGTATGTTAGTAATTCTAGTGTTTTGCGTCGAGTTATACACTTATCCTACATCATttcctaattttatttatacattttttatcaactcACTTGAACAAGGAGTATTTAGATGGCTCTTCCAGA
This portion of the Acyrthosiphon pisum isolate AL4f chromosome A1, pea_aphid_22Mar2018_4r6ur, whole genome shotgun sequence genome encodes:
- the Vha16 gene encoding V-type proton ATPase 16 kDa proteolipid subunit, which translates into the protein MSTLAETNPIYGPFFGVMGAASAIIFSALGAAYGTAKSGTGIAAMSVMRPELIMKSIIPVVMAGIIAIYGLVVAVLIAGALEEPSKYSLFKGFIHLGAGLSVGFSGLAAGFAIGIVGDAGVRGTAQQPRLFVGMILILIFAEVLGLYGLIVAIYLYTK